The genomic DNA TCTCCATGATTTATTTTATCACTCCGAAGAGCGATAATTTCATCATAAAAAATCTGAAACTCAAAAGTTCATTTTCGTATTCTCTTCCCTTCCCTAATTAACAATAACTTGTTAAAGAACAGTGCAAACATCGGCGTCTCCGCCTAGCGTGCTCTGAGAGATTAATACTTTTCGTTAAAATGTGTCAACAGGTTTTAAAGAAATAATCTCTATTTTTTTCGAGACTTTTCATCCATTATTTTTTACGGCGTATTTTCGACTCGAATCGATCCATCCCGCTTAATAATATAAGTTGATCTTGAAAGTAACTCGTTTGAAATAGGCTCCGTACTCACTTGACTGCTAATGTATAGAAATGCCGGGATCGTTAAATGCAATAAACTATCATCAATCTGATCAGATCCTTGAACCAGCTGATGGAAATTGATATATGTAGAAGCAGGCATAAAGAATAGGAACTGAGAAAAATCCAATCGGGAAATATAAGGAATAACCGATTCACCTTTGGCCTTGTAATAACTGTATTCCATATCTTTTTCGTTAATTTCAATAATATATCCACTTTCATTTTTCTGAAGTACCCTAAAATGTATTGCCACCTGGTCTCGTACAGGTGTGTATTCTGACAGCGCTGAATGGAACAAGATAGATATAGCAAATAATAAAACTCCAGTAACAAGCCATGTCAGATTTTTTATATAATGAAATGATAGAGAAAATAGGATAACAAAGATAAGACAGAATATAGTAATTCTAGTAAGAGGAAATGAATCTACCTCGGCTGCAAGTAATCCAGCTATTATAAAAATGAAAATAAACATCATCTGAACTAGAAAGATATGAGACATGGCATCCCATTTTTCTTTTTTACCCGGTTCTCGCAGGACTTTAAATAAATCAGCAGTGATAGCTCCACAAAAAATAGAGGAGATAAATAAATATGTATAAAAATTGTGAAGCATTCCATTCTCCTTTTAACCTATTTTAAAGCATCTCACTGATAAACTATCAAAATATTACCTGTTCCAATATATAAAAACTCATTTTAGTATGATATCATTATAATAATTAATAACTTATTTAACGGAGATCTATACATGAAAATTAAGTCCAAGCTGATTCTGATAAACAGCGGATTGTTATTTTCTTTCATTTTGTCTCTTGCTATCTACATTATATTGACAATCCCTTCTGTCAGAATTGAACGCGAGAAGCAGACTCTTAATACTCTAGAACTCAATTTCATGGAATACAGAAATGCTATAAACCAAATACCTTATACTTTGTTTTTGAAGCAGCGCGGTCTTGTTCAGGAACTGGGAGAGCAGACCCTGAATTCCTTTGAATCCATTTCAAATCTTACAACAATGATCAACGCAAGCGAAGCTATAGCTGAAGCAATCGGGAAAATTGAGAACATCTTCTCGCTGGTTCAAAACAACTTTACCCGGCTCGATTCGGAAATGAATCAACTTGAGAATGATGCTGTTCTGATTTTCGGAACAACTGATGGTTTTAAAATTCCTGATTTATATTCGAAAAAAGAGGCTCTTGATCACGAAAACATAAGAAGAGTCTTTAATCACCTGACCAATCTCAACAGTGCTATTCTCAGTATGGATTTTAACTTACAGTCCTCTCTCAATATTCTGAATGAGCAGAAAATTATAATTGATAAAGAAATAAACAGATTAAAAATAAGAAGTCTGACTATTGCGGCAATTGTCATATCGGCTATGTTCATAATTGCTATTTTTACCGTCATGGTTTTATCAAACCGCTTAGGAAAATCCATCGGTAAAATTGTAGAAAACATAGTTACGATGAAGGATGGAGATTTAACTGTCAAATTTGATGATAAATACAAAGACGACATTGGTCTGCTCTGCAGCGATTTAAATCTCTTTCAGAAAGGATTATCTGATTCTATTAAAAATATCCAAAGCATTTCAAACAAAAACATTTCCGTTCAGAACGATTTATTTTCAGCTGTAAAGCAAACTGATGAAACATCAACCAACATTGATCGGAACGCGAATGAAATCGCAGGCAGAATTGACGCATTGAAAGATAACATTGATGTCTCTTATAAAGCTGTAGATCAGGTTGATAGAGTTTTCACGACTTTAAATGATCAGGTTGCCGAACAAATGGCGATGGTTGAAGAGTCTACCGCTTCCGTCACTGAGATGATTTCTTCAATAGAAAGCATTGCCAGAATAACGGAATCTAAAACAGCTGCCATTGACCAGCTCGTCAGGACATCGGCGAACGGCTCTGAAAGGCTTAATGTGACGACGGGAATCATAAACCAGATTAATGATAAAATAGATAACATTTCCCAAATGGCCAGCATCATTAAAAGTATTGCGAATCAAACGAACCTGCTGGCAATGAATGCTGCTATAGAAGCCGCTCATGCCGGTGATTCGGGAAGAGGTTTTGCAGTCGTTGCCGACGAGATTCGAAAATTGGCCGAAGCTTCGTCAAAGCAATCCAACGAAATATCTTCCAACTTGAAGGAAATCGTGGAAAATATCGAAAATGCTCAGGCTTCAGGAAGCGTTACCAGTCTGGCATATAGTGAAGTGGATAGCGAAATAATTCAGTTTTCTCAATCTCTTTATGAGATTTCTACTAGTATTACAGAGCTAAAAAGCGGTGGGGAGCAGATTCTGGAAGCCATGACTTCTCTTCAGGATGTCTCCATAAATGTAAAAAACAGCTCTAATGATCTCTCCGACGCATCAGAGAGTATGAAAAGTGAGATGAGCAGTGTTAAAAACATAACTGAGGAAGTTCACTCAAAGATTAATGATGTTTCTCTTGGCGTCAGAGAAGTATCACAGTCTGTCAACTCAATAACTCAACTGGCCAACAGTGTCGGTTCTGTTACGGAAAACCTCAATAAGGAAGTCAGCCGATTTAAAACAGAAGACTGACCACCCCCAAAAAAAGCCTGCTTTAAAATAAGCAGGCTTTTTTAGTCTTCAACCGATCAAGGAAGTTCTTTCGATTCAATTTTATCCATGATCATCTGAACAGCATCATGCATGGGCATACCGTTCTTCTGCTCACCGGTTCTGATTCGAATGCTGACCGCTTTCTCATTCATCTCATTTTCCCCGACAACAATCATGTAGGGTATTTTCTGAGTTTGGGCGTTGCGGATTTTTGCATTCATCCTCTCATCGGAAAAATCTGTTTCAACACGGATTCCTGCTGCGCGGAAGTTTTTCTCAACCTCTTTGGCATAATCATCGAATTTGGCAGATACGGGTATAACCATTGCCTGTACAGGACTGAGCCATACGGGGAATGCTCCTCCGAAGTTTTCAACCAATACACCGAAGAATCTCTCAATCGATCCTAGAAGCGCTCTGTGTATCATGAAGGGACGTTTTTCCTTACCGTCCTTATCGACAAAAACCATATCGAATCTTTCAGAAAGATTAAAGTCAAACTGCACGGTGGAGAGCTGCCATTCACGTCCCATTGTGTCTTTTACCTTCAAGTCGATTTTGGGCCCGTAGAAAGCGCCACCGCCTTCGTCGACACCATATTCGAGACCTTCTTTCTCAATAGCTTTTCTCAAGGATTCAGTTGCCAGATCCCAGTCTTTTTTCTCTCCTACACTTTTTTCCGGCATGGTGGAAAGGTAGGCGCTGATGTCTTCAAAGCCGAAAGATCTGAGCATGAAAAGAGAAAATCTGAGTACTTCGAGAATTTCATCTTCTACCTGGTCGGGAGTACAGATGATGTGTGCATCATCCTGAGTAAAGCCCCGGACTCTCATTAATCCGTGAAGAGTTCCTGATTTTTCATATCTGTAGACTGTACCCAGTTCGGCCCAGCGGAAAGGAAGTTCCCGATAAGAATGCTTTCCGTTGTTGTAGATCATGATGTGGAATGGACAGTTCATAGGCTTGGCGTAATAGTCGCTTTTATCCATTTCCATGGGCTGAAACATGCTCTCGTTGTAGAATCCCAGATGGCCGGAGGTTTCCCAGAGCCAGGATTTACCGACATGGGGAGTAAAAACCATTTCATAACCGTTTTTGTAGTGCTCCTGTCTCCAGAAGTCTTCAATAGCGACTCTGATTCTTGCCCCTTTGGGATGCCAGTAAACCATTCCGGGACCGGCTTCTTCATGAAGCGAAAACAAATCAAGCTCTTTACCGATTTTTCTGTGATCCCGTTTCTCCATTTCCTCCAGATGCTGAAGATGCATTTTCAGATCTTTCGGATTGGAAAAAGCTGTTCCATAGATTCTCTGGAGCATGGGCCTTTTCTCATCGCCTCTCCAGTAAGCGCCTGCAGTTTTCAGCAGTTTGAAAGACTGAGGATTGAGGCGGCTGGTATCCTCGACATGAGGACCACGGCACAGATCCTTGAAATCGCCCATTTGATAAACAGAAATCTCTTCTGTTTCAGGCAACTCTTCAATCAGCTCAAGCTTATAAGGCTGATCTGCAAAAAGAGCTTTGGCTTCTTCTTTGGAAACGACGGATCTTTCAAATCCGCTACGGGATTTGATGATTTCTTTCATGGATTCTTCGATTACACCGAGGTCATCAGGTGTGATGGATCTGGGAAGATCGAAATCGTAATAGAATCCGTTTTCGATAGCGGGACCGATGGCAATTTTCGCATCGGGGAACATCTTCAGAACTGCTCCCGCCATGACATGAGCCATTGAATGGCGCATAGTCTGTTGTTTTTCAAGCTTTTTAGCTTCTTTGTCGGACATAAATGCCTCCTGGTACTTTCGCGGGGTAAAAAAAAGACATTTTATTTTTCACCCCTGAAAACTTAATTTGATAAAAGTTTCCTAAGGACGAAAAACAAAATGTCTTCCGCGTTACCACCTTAATTCGCTACAGCTAGTGTATTCTCTGCAGCGCACTCAGCTCTCCCTTGACGCGGGATGTCGGCACGGGATACTCGGCGAAAGCCTTTGACCCGCACAGCTCGGGAGTGGTTTTCACAGATTCTTACGTCGATCATCTTCCAGCCCAGGGATGATCTCTCTCGTGACGCAGGGGATTGTTACTCGTCTCCGTCCATGCCTTTGTTCTATAATATCAGGATATAAGGCTTTAAAGTCAAGTACGCTCTTCAAAGTAAAAGATATTTTCCCTATAATGGGATTAATGGAAATAGTTGAAGGAATAACAGAAAACTACCTGATCATGTACATAGAGCGTGATGCAGAAGGGCATATCAAAAAAGTCCTGGATGCAGATGGAAGCGAGGTAGAAAAACAAATGCTGGCCCATTCATTTCTGGCCAGCGGTTGCGAAGGTGGATTCATCTACAAGGATGATTTTATCGAGATGGACAATTATTACGAGTTCAGAAAAGACAAAGCTTCCCGGCATCAGCGGTTCAAGTCAAGAAAACTGCCGAAAACAGTTAAGCCCAAAGCATCTAAAAGCTGAAAGCGGCGTTAAGGGACAAGGAGAGGGACTGGTACTGGATTCCAGCCCCACCGGGAAAGGTTCCGGCTGGAGTTCCCGAGTCATAATAGGCATATGTGATTCCTTTTGATTCAAAAAGGTATTCTCCTGAGATCAGAAATTTTAAACTGAACAGTGGAGATAACTGGATTCCCGCTTCCAGTGTTCCAGAGAGATATTGCCCGAAATAAGTTCTATCGTAAAAATGAAGACCTCTTAAAATGTGATGATCGTGATCCATTCCGAAGACAAATGGGCTGTAACCTATGTTAGCTTTCAAAAAAAAACCATAGCGGCTCCTATAGCCACCTCTCAGGCCGATGTAGGGAATATGGAGAGCGAGTCTGTAATCGATACCATTGGTTCCTACTTCAATGACATCCTCGATTCCATCATATTCAGAATCTATAATTGAGTCTGTCCAATCCCAGAACAAATATTTATATCCCATAACCGAAAGTAGCGACCAATTGGGATTTTCTAAAAAGTCGTAGGAACCATTGGCATCGATAAGAACAGAATTGACGATATCAACAGTACTGAGAGACCAATGGGACAAATCGGTCTTTCCATCTCTATCATGTAAAATGTTATATGCTCCATATTTGTCTTGTAGTACCCAATCATAGTCATTCATATATCCGCTACCATCAGTGACAGCTTTCCAGATCCCGAAATTGACATAGACACGATTCTGAAAATTGAGAGACGCAGACATTCCGGTATACAAAACATCTGTAATGTCCCAGATAAGCTCACTTAGGTAATATCCATTAGAACTGCTCATGCCCTGCGTACTTTCGTCTCCCGTATCAAAGACGATTTCTCGGGACTGACCATATAAAAATCCGAATGAAGGCTCCACTGTAATACCGAACATATTTCCTTCTGGAAGAATAGCGCCTTCAAGACTATCGAATGCCATGAGAGGAAAATAAGAGGATAAAACTAGAACGAGTAGAATAAACCGTTTCAAAGGGGCTCCTATCTCAAAGATGCAGAAGTGAATTTTCCACTTCATCAACTATCCAGTCCGGTGTAGATGCTCCGGCAGTCAGACCTATTGTATCATAACTGGAAATTTCAGGAGGGATTTCCTCAACAGTTGAAATGTGCCAGCAAGGGACGTTCATCTCTTTAACAGTCAGATAAAGACGCTTTGTGTTGGCACTGTTTTTTCCGCCAATAACAAGAAGGGCATCGACTTCCCCTGCAAGTTTTTTAACTGCGTTCTGTCTGTCATTTGTGGCGGAACAGATGCTGTTGTGGACAATAACATTCCGGTTCTTCTCTTTCAAAACCCGGCAAACCGATTCGAACTCGCTTTCTTTTATTGTTGTTTGACTGATAACCATGCTTTTATCAGGCGGATTTATAAGAGAAGCCTCATCTGCATTTCCAATAATGTCAAAATCATCCGCATAGCCGGCGAGACCTTTTATCTCTCCATGATTTTTATCCCCAACGATAATAATATGGTAGCCTAGAGAACTGTATTTCTGAACGATTTTATGTGACGCTATGACTTTAGGGCAAGTGCCATCGATAATTTCGACACCTTTATCTTCAAGTTTTTTTCTCTCTGATAGAGGTACCCCATGCGCCCTGATAACAGCTCTCCCCTCTTTAACTTCTTCAATAGACTCTACAGCCGGAATACCAAGCGAAGCGAATTTATCAACTATCTGCTGATTGTGAATAATCGGGCCAAGGGTTACGGCATTGTCTTCTTTTTCATCGGCGATTTTTTGAACTATTGCAACTGCCCGTTCAACACCCATACAGAATCCCATTGCCTTTGCTCTGATGATTTTTTTCATATCAGTCTCCAATCAGAATATAATTCTGATCATTTTCATTAATATCATAATCCGATAAATCGAAAGGATACTCAGGACTCTTTACAAGAACAGCTCTTCTATTCCTGTATAATTCTGTTTCTTTAAGCCTTTTCAGAACTTCTTCAAAATTCCCGTTGTCCACACCGATCCTGGAAATATCATATCTATTCACTTCCCCGGAATCAACAGGTTTTGTAAACTCGTTATTATAATCGAAAGCTCCTGCTATGGTATTACCTCCATAGTTGAAATTCTTAACTGTCAATTGTCGTTCCGGTGTTATGTCCCCTATTCCATAGGAATAGGCCAGTGTAGATTTTCCTTCTGTCTGAATCCCGTAACTGTTGAGAACATCAT from Spirochaeta isovalerica includes the following:
- a CDS encoding omptin family outer membrane protease, translated to MAFDSLEGAILPEGNMFGITVEPSFGFLYGQSREIVFDTGDESTQGMSSSNGYYLSELIWDITDVLYTGMSASLNFQNRVYVNFGIWKAVTDGSGYMNDYDWVLQDKYGAYNILHDRDGKTDLSHWSLSTVDIVNSVLIDANGSYDFLENPNWSLLSVMGYKYLFWDWTDSIIDSEYDGIEDVIEVGTNGIDYRLALHIPYIGLRGGYRSRYGFFLKANIGYSPFVFGMDHDHHILRGLHFYDRTYFGQYLSGTLEAGIQLSPLFSLKFLISGEYLFESKGITYAYYDSGTPAGTFPGGAGIQYQSLSLSLNAAFSF
- the thrS gene encoding threonine--tRNA ligase, translated to MSDKEAKKLEKQQTMRHSMAHVMAGAVLKMFPDAKIAIGPAIENGFYYDFDLPRSITPDDLGVIEESMKEIIKSRSGFERSVVSKEEAKALFADQPYKLELIEELPETEEISVYQMGDFKDLCRGPHVEDTSRLNPQSFKLLKTAGAYWRGDEKRPMLQRIYGTAFSNPKDLKMHLQHLEEMEKRDHRKIGKELDLFSLHEEAGPGMVYWHPKGARIRVAIEDFWRQEHYKNGYEMVFTPHVGKSWLWETSGHLGFYNESMFQPMEMDKSDYYAKPMNCPFHIMIYNNGKHSYRELPFRWAELGTVYRYEKSGTLHGLMRVRGFTQDDAHIICTPDQVEDEILEVLRFSLFMLRSFGFEDISAYLSTMPEKSVGEKKDWDLATESLRKAIEKEGLEYGVDEGGGAFYGPKIDLKVKDTMGREWQLSTVQFDFNLSERFDMVFVDKDGKEKRPFMIHRALLGSIERFFGVLVENFGGAFPVWLSPVQAMVIPVSAKFDDYAKEVEKNFRAAGIRVETDFSDERMNAKIRNAQTQKIPYMIVVGENEMNEKAVSIRIRTGEQKNGMPMHDAVQMIMDKIESKELP
- a CDS encoding methyl-accepting chemotaxis protein, whose protein sequence is MKQRGLVQELGEQTLNSFESISNLTTMINASEAIAEAIGKIENIFSLVQNNFTRLDSEMNQLENDAVLIFGTTDGFKIPDLYSKKEALDHENIRRVFNHLTNLNSAILSMDFNLQSSLNILNEQKIIIDKEINRLKIRSLTIAAIVISAMFIIAIFTVMVLSNRLGKSIGKIVENIVTMKDGDLTVKFDDKYKDDIGLLCSDLNLFQKGLSDSIKNIQSISNKNISVQNDLFSAVKQTDETSTNIDRNANEIAGRIDALKDNIDVSYKAVDQVDRVFTTLNDQVAEQMAMVEESTASVTEMISSIESIARITESKTAAIDQLVRTSANGSERLNVTTGIINQINDKIDNISQMASIIKSIANQTNLLAMNAAIEAAHAGDSGRGFAVVADEIRKLAEASSKQSNEISSNLKEIVENIENAQASGSVTSLAYSEVDSEIIQFSQSLYEISTSITELKSGGEQILEAMTSLQDVSINVKNSSNDLSDASESMKSEMSSVKNITEEVHSKINDVSLGVREVSQSVNSITQLANSVGSVTENLNKEVSRFKTED
- the ispH gene encoding 4-hydroxy-3-methylbut-2-enyl diphosphate reductase, with protein sequence MKKIIRAKAMGFCMGVERAVAIVQKIADEKEDNAVTLGPIIHNQQIVDKFASLGIPAVESIEEVKEGRAVIRAHGVPLSERKKLEDKGVEIIDGTCPKVIASHKIVQKYSSLGYHIIIVGDKNHGEIKGLAGYADDFDIIGNADEASLINPPDKSMVISQTTIKESEFESVCRVLKEKNRNVIVHNSICSATNDRQNAVKKLAGEVDALLVIGGKNSANTKRLYLTVKEMNVPCWHISTVEEIPPEISSYDTIGLTAGASTPDWIVDEVENSLLHL